In the Bdellovibrionales bacterium genome, GTCGCATGATGATGAAGGGTGTGAATCCAAAGTACCTGATTGCGATCGGCTTCCTTTCCCTGGAGGTCTGTTTGTGGATGATGTCGGGCCTGGCTCCACAATCGTCGAAGGCAGAGGTGCTGAATCTGCTTTATGTGCGCGGTTTCGGGATGGCCTTCTTGTTCGTGCCAATCAATTCATCGATCCTTAGCCAATTTAAGGGGCCGGATCTAGGGCAGGTATCAGGCTTGCTGAATCTTTTCCGTCAAATCGGCGGCAGCATTGGTGTCGCGATGGTGGGGACCATTCTTACCAAGCACAACTATCAGAACTACGCGGATATTTCTAACAAGGTGTCATTGTTGAATCCCGCTGTGCAAGCGCAGTACTACAACACTGTCAACGGCATGAACAGCAAGATGTCCGACGGAGTCGGCTTCTATCATGGAACTGAAGCAGCGATTAAGAGCATCTGGGGACGCGTGCAAAATCAAGTCTTCATGATGAGCTTCTTACAGCTCTGTTTTATCCTGATGTTCATCGTAGCCATTGGTTTCATCCCTCTGTGGAGAATTCGTCTGAAAGAAGGCCCTACGAAAGTGGTCGATGCTCACTAAGAAGAAGCCCGGTGATGAACCGGGCTTTTTTTATAGCCTTGGAATCAGGAATTAATTTCAACGGGCGGGCTGAGCTCTGCCAAAGCTTCAATAGACGCTTTTATTAACTCTACATTACACCAAGATTACTTCTCGTTCAGACCCATTTTCTGGTGATGACAGTCGGCTGTAGACCATGATCTTATTCCTGCCAAACGTATAAACCCCGAATTGGCGGGGTGTTTCTACCGGGCTCCGCAAAAGTCCGTCTACGGAGGATATCATGAACAAGCAGTTTCTCATTGCTATCACGATAGCTTTGATCTTTAACACTTCTTTGAGCTTCGCCCAAAGCGGCGATCATCCAGGAAAAATCTCGGACGATTCAGCTCTCGTAGCAGCCGAAGAAAGTCATCAGAATGTGTATTATGTCGAGGCCGGGAATCTCACGGTTTCAAACATTTTGCCTGATGATACGACGGGTTTGCCACATCAGAAATGGCAAGCCAAGCTTTCGGATGGTCAGACGATCACGGTGATTTACAATTCAGATATGGGAGCTCGTGTTCCAGTTAAGATTGGCGATAAGTTCGGCGTGGGTGGTCAGTATATTCAAACTCCCAACGGCGGCTTAATCCACTGGTTGCATGATGACCCAAAACACAATCGCCCTGACGGCTACGTGTATTTGAACGGTGTCGTTTATGGCGACACCGATCACGAAGACAGAGGTAACTAATTCCCAGGCGGCGATTAAGCCGCTGTGATCAGGTGAGTGAGCTGTTGAACGACGGTCTTGAGGCTTTCGCTTTGGCCATTCACTTCTTTTGCAATATTGCTGATCTCGCCCGTGGCAGAGGCATTAGACTGCACAGACTGGTCAATTTGATTCATCGCTTGAGTCAGTTGACCAACGCCTTGTGATTGCTCTTGGCTCGCGGTCGAGATTTCCTCATTCAAAGCACTGACTTTCTTAATCGATTGAACAATTTCGGCAAGGACCGTGCCGCTTTCAGAGGCAACGAGAACACCTTTATCCATTTTCTCAACCGAGTCTTTAATCAAAGTTGAAATGCCTTTTGCCGATTCGGCACTCTTTTGTGCCAGCGTCCGGACTGCATCTGCAACGACCGCAAAGCCCTTGCCTTGCTCACCGGCGCGAGCGGCCTCAACTGCCGCATTGAGCGCCAAGAGGTTGGTCTGAAAGGCGATATCATCGATCACATTGATGATATCCGCAATTTGCTTTGAAGACTTGGCGATCTCATTCATGAAAGACACAAGATTTTGAACTCCTTGTTCGCCGCGAACCGCAACTTCCTGCGCTTGAGTCGATAAAGAAGCCGCTTGTTTTGCGTTTTCGGAATTCATCTTAATCATCGACGTCATCTCTTCCAAGGAAGCCACGGTCTCTTCAAGAGAAGCCGCCACCGTATTTGAGTTGCCGGACAGGTTCACTCCTTGGGTGTTCAAGTTCACAATTGTAGAGTCCATGTTTTGAGTCGTCTTGGTTAGCGTCGTCATAGATCTTAAGAACGCAGTCACCGCGGAATTCAGAACGAGGAAGATAATCGCAAAACCAATTAGGAAGCTCGCAATCAAAACACCCAAAGCCGTGTATGAGGACTGGGCTTTGCGCTTTTCAATCTTTTCAATCAACTCATGTGAAAACTTATCGGCGCTCTCTTTTAACGTGGCGAAGTTGTCCTCTTGGATTTTTCTCGCAGGGACGTACTCGTTCATATAATAGGCGAGCGCTCCGGCATCGCCTTTTTCCACAAGCTGAGCCACTTCTGTTTCTTTTTTATCTAAAGTTGTGGCGTCATAGTCGGCCATCTTTTTATTGATCTCGGTAATTTCAGCACTGTCTGTAACTAAAGCTGTGAGATCCTCGGACAACTTTGCATAGGCATCATCGGCCTGTTTTTTGAGCTCATAGTTTTTTTTGTTTTGCGGATTTAAAAGATAACCGCGGAGATGCTCTGACATCTTCACCATTTGCAGCTCTTGTTGACTGATAATGCGTGAAATTTCGAGTGCGCGTTCAATCTCAGGATCTTTCACCAATCCAAATTGATAGATTTTGACTCCCACTAAGATAGCCGCTGCTACCAGGGGAATTGTTGATAAAAGGATTTTTGCCTTTAACCCTAAAGCTTTCATGAACACTTCCTTTGCCTTTTTAAATTATCGGCGGCGCTGTTATAAACTTAACAAAATCAATTATTTGCACTAAATGTGGAACTGTTGTTTGCGAACATTCCGGAACTCTCGCTGCGGACTTTTCTGGCTCCGACAGTCGTCTTGAAAAAGACGCATCACAAAGCGAGATGGCTAAACTCTGATCGAAATTTTGAAAACTGGACCACGGGTGTTTTGTGTGGCCACGCGCAGATTTTTTAATACAGGAAAACTTTTTGACGAAACTCCATGATCCCGACTTTGGTTGAAAAAAGTCCTCAACTGCACCAAAAGTCCGGCCGAAAGGATCTAAGTCGAGTGAAAAAAGAGAATCACCATCGTCACCAAAGGAAACGGGAGGAACAGATGGGACCACAGAATAAGTTTTTGAAGAACGTACTAAAGGCCGGGATGCTTTGTTCAGCAGCAGGTATGATGATGGGTAACCAATCATGCCAGGAAGAAGCAGTTGCAACCCGCGAACTCAAACGTATCGTTGAAATGGGTAAGATCACCGCTCCGTCTATTACATTGCCTCAAGGCGGTAGCTTCGACTTCCAATACGTCGCTAATCAACAAATCTACGCCGTACTACAAAATAGCGATCACTTTGCTCTGAGATATGGAACTCCAGTAGTTCCTGTCAGCACAAGCAGTGTGGAGTCTAAAGCTCTGAATGTATCACGCAATGACCAAGTGATGATGAAAGCATCGGCGTTGAATAATGGTGTGTCCGAGAAACCTCAGTACTCTAAAGATGCAGAGTGCTTGATCAACTTGCCAAACGCGCGCATCGGAGGATCTGTAAATGCCTTCGAGATGATCGGTGGCGTGGGCGTGCAAATCGGTTTCAATGCGGCGGGTCCTTTGGATGTGTCCGGTTTGACGGGTTTGGGTTTTGATATTGAATGGGCACAACTGGATCTAAGCATGATGGCCACTCATCCGCTGACAGCGGGTCTTTTGTCAGCAGCGAACGTGACTTCA is a window encoding:
- a CDS encoding DUF3465 domain-containing protein; this translates as MNKQFLIAITIALIFNTSLSFAQSGDHPGKISDDSALVAAEESHQNVYYVEAGNLTVSNILPDDTTGLPHQKWQAKLSDGQTITVIYNSDMGARVPVKIGDKFGVGGQYIQTPNGGLIHWLHDDPKHNRPDGYVYLNGVVYGDTDHEDRGN
- a CDS encoding chemotaxis protein — translated: MVKMSEHLRGYLLNPQNKKNYELKKQADDAYAKLSEDLTALVTDSAEITEINKKMADYDATTLDKKETEVAQLVEKGDAGALAYYMNEYVPARKIQEDNFATLKESADKFSHELIEKIEKRKAQSSYTALGVLIASFLIGFAIIFLVLNSAVTAFLRSMTTLTKTTQNMDSTIVNLNTQGVNLSGNSNTVAASLEETVASLEEMTSMIKMNSENAKQAASLSTQAQEVAVRGEQGVQNLVSFMNEIAKSSKQIADIINVIDDIAFQTNLLALNAAVEAARAGEQGKGFAVVADAVRTLAQKSAESAKGISTLIKDSVEKMDKGVLVASESGTVLAEIVQSIKKVSALNEEISTASQEQSQGVGQLTQAMNQIDQSVQSNASATGEISNIAKEVNGQSESLKTVVQQLTHLITAA